One stretch of Gambusia affinis linkage group LG05, SWU_Gaff_1.0, whole genome shotgun sequence DNA includes these proteins:
- the LOC122831290 gene encoding eomesodermin-like: MLGGEGESSGYSSAKDAADEKRASPAVDGDESAGNRYPEHGMPSDRFYVPSTITKHSPETANPCSFIPYTPSGAVYPPSGAPRYSSSLHLGSVLPTAGYSSSAAGRSPFSASYQPGQNLGCIYNPYTASGSALSNVALSGTGPGMRAQVYLCNRPLWVKFHRHQTEMIITKQGRRMFPFLSFNIAGLNVSAHYNVFVEVVLADPNHWRFQGGKWVTCGKADNNNQGNKVYIHPESPNTGAHWMRQEISFSKLKLTNNKGTSHNTSQMIVLQSLHKYQPRLHIVEVTEDGVEDINSDVKTQCFTFPENQFIAVTAYQNTDITQLKIDHNPFAKGFRDNYDSMYTAPENDRLTPSPTDSPRTHQIVPGTRYTMQPLFQDQFVNNLPQNRFYNCERAVPQTSSLLSPQTEDGASQRWFVTSMQQGGNSSASSSKLDLTPYEGEYSSSLLPYGIKSLSMQTTHALSYYPDSPFTTMSAGWGSRAAYQTYQRKVPPSLPWSPRPGPTASFPEESVKVKPQVQDEVTGSEALISSWTETQSSALSPSKADSFSIACKRRRLSLNGPSSEDSPANGKCEELAAATINSPYSKEPPPTKSMSYYPFYTNP; the protein is encoded by the exons ATGCTGGGCGGTGAGGGAGAAAGCAGCGGGTACTCTTCTGCAAAAGACGCGGCGGACGAGAAGCGCGCCTCTCCAGCCGTGGATGGAGATGAGTCGGCGGGCAACAGGTATCCGGAACACGGCATGCCCTCCGATCGCTTCTACGTGCCATCCACGATTACCAAGCACAGCCCAGAAACAGCGAACCCTTGCTCCTTTATCCCCTACACCCCTAGCGGGGCCGTGTACCCCCCGTCAGGCGCTCCCAGGTATTCGTCGTCTCTCCACCTGGGATCCGTGTTGCCAACGGCGGGGTATTCCTCCTCGGCCGCCGGGCGCAGCCCCTTCAGCGCCTCCTATCAACCCGGACAGAATCTCGGCTGCATTTACAATCCATACACCGCGTCGGGTTCCGCTCTGAGCAACGTCGCCCTGTCGGGCACCGGGCCCGGGATGAGGGCCCAGGTTTACCTTTGCAATAGGCCGCTTTGGGTCAAGTTTCACCGGCACCAGACCGAGATGATTATCACCAAACAGGGCAG GCGGATGTTTCCCTTTCTCAGTTTTAACATCGCTGGTTTGAACGTGTCAGCGCATTATAACGTGTTTGTGGAGGTGGTGCTGGCAGATCCAAACCACTGGAGATTCCAGGGAGGCAAATGGGTCACATGTGGGAAGGCGGACAACAACAACCAAG GAAACAAAGTCTACATCCACCCTGAGTCACCCAACACCGGGGCCCACTGGATGAGACAGGAGATCTCcttcagcaaattaaaactcACCAATAACAAGGGGACCAGCCACAACACGTCGCAG ATGATTGTCCTCCAATCGCTTCACAAATACCAGCCCCGGCTGCACATTGTGGAAGTGACGGAAGATGGAGTGGAGGACATCAACAGTGACGTAAAGAcccagtgtttcacttttccAGAAAACCAGTTCATAGCAGTCACTGCCTACCAGAACACCGAT aTCACACAGTTGAAAATTGATCACAATCCTTTTGCCAAAGGTTTTAGAGACAACTATGATTC AATGTACACAGCTCCGGAGAATGACCGCCTCACCCCGTCTCCGACCGACTCTCCCCGTACCCATCAGATTGTGCCCGGCACCCGGTACACCATGCAGCCCCTCTTCCAGGACCAGTTCGTCAACAACCTCCCCCAGAACCGCTTCTACAACTGCGAGAGAGCGGTGCCGCAGACCAGCAGCCTCCTCTCACCTCAGACAGAAGACGGAGCGTCGCAGAGGTGGTTTGTCACCTCTATGCAGCAGGGGGGGAACAGCAGCGCCTCCAGCAGCAAGCTCGACTTGACGCCGTATGAGGGGGAGTACTCGAGCTCCCTCCTTCCTTATGGCATCAAATCGCTGTCCATGCAGACCACCCATGCTCTCAGCTACTACCCAGACTCTCCTTTCACCACAATGTCAGCAGGGTGGGGGTCCAGAGCAGCCTACCAAACCTACCAAAGAAAAGTCCCTCCAAGTCTGCCATGGTCACCCCGGCCCGGCCCTACTGCCAGTTTCCCAGAAGAGTCGGTAAAGGTTAAACCGCAGGTGCAAGATGAGGTGACTGGTAGTGAAGCTCTGATCAGCTCCTGGACAGAGACTCAGTCGTCAGCCCTCTCCCCAAGCAAGGCTGACTCATTTTCCATCGCCTGCAAGCGAAGGCGTTTGTCTCTTAACGGTCCAAGCTCAGAAGACTCACCTGCAAATGGCAAGTGTGAAGAGTTGGCCGCTGCTACCATCAATAGCCCCTACAGTAAAGAGCCCCCACCAACAAAAAGCATGTCTTACTATCCTTTTTACACAAACCCctaa